The uncultured Sunxiuqinia sp. genomic sequence TGGCAAAAGGAATTTATAGCCCAATGATGGACTGTCGCATGAAAACCAATGAAGCCAAAGAATTTTGCCCGGTTTGCCAACAAGCGATCGAAAAAGTAATTGAATGGCACTGCCAATAATATGTAATAATATTGGGAATTGAAATTGTAGAGTGCTATTGTATTAATCAGAACAGAGGGCGAGTTTTATTGAGCCAAGCGAATCCAACTGAGTTGGCGGTTGAGGAATAAAAGGACTTAAAAGCGCGTAAGCTAGTAATTTATGCTTTTTTTTACTTCGCCTAACTTTTTGTTATCCTAAGTTCTCTCAACCTGAAGAAAATGCTCACTTTTTTAAGATATTAAAGATGTTGACTTGTGCAACCGATCATATAAAGATGTAGTTTTGCATTTGAATGAGCTTATTTTAAATTAATAAAGCTAAAATGGAACATTATGGCAAAATCACATGACGCTAAAAAGACTGCAAAAAAGGAGCCTCTGAAGACTCCAAAAGAAAAGAAGGCAGAAAAGAGAGAGAAAAAGGCAAAACGATAGGTCGTTTTGAGTAAGAATAACTCGATGAATGAGGATTAACAAGGAATGTTAGTCCTCATTTTTGTTAAGGTGAAAGTAATCAGATTTCCGGCTCCATTCACCCTCGGTGGCATTCTAAAAACCAAAAGTGTTAAATGTCTCTTTAATCCGATTGATGGCCTCCATCATTTGAGCTTCGTTAATAATTAAAGGCGGGGTAAACCGGATAATATGTTCGTGGGTCGGTTTGGCCAATAATCCATTTTTTTTCATCGCCAAGCACACATCCCAGGCTGTTTTGCCTTTCACCGGTTTTATGGCGATGGCGCTGAGTAGTCCTTTCCCTCGAACGATTTCAATCATTTCCGAATCAACCGCTTGCATCTCAGTTCGAAAAAGTTGTCCCATTTTTTCTGCATTTTCAGCTAGCTTTTCATCCTGGATAACATTCAATGCTGCTATGGCTACTTTCCCGGCAATCGGGTTGCCTCCATAGGTTGAGCCATGTTCCCCGGGTTTAATGGTGAGCATGATCTCGTCATCAGCCAGCACGCAGGATACCGGAAACATACCGCCGGAGATAGCTTTTCCGAGTATTAAGATATCGGGTCGAACATTTTCATGGTCGCAGGCCAGCATGCGGCCTGTTCTCGCTAAGCCGGTTTGTACTTCATCGGCCACAAACAAAACATTGTGTTTTTTGCACAAATCAGCCGCTTTTTTTAAGAAACCATCTGCTGGAACGTAAACGCCAGCTTCAGCCTGAATAGGTTCAACTAAGAATCCGGCAACATTCCGATCTTGCAGAGCTTGTTCAAGTGCTTCAGTGTCGTTGTAGGGAATATTGATAAAGCCCGGAGTGTACGGTCCGTAATCACTATAAGCATCGGGATCAGAAGACATGGAGATAATAGTGATTGTTCGCCCGTGGAAATTTCCATTGCAGACTACAATTTTAGCTTCGCTTTTTGGGACTCCTTTCACTTTATAAGCCCACTTTCGAACAAGTTTCAGTGCGGTTTCATCGGCTTCGGCTCCGGAATTCATCGGTAGCATTTTATCGTAACCGAAGAGCTTACACATGTATTCTTCCCATTCGCCTAACACATCGTTGTAAAAAGCCCGTGAGGTTAAAGCTAGTTTTTGTGCTTGTTGGGTGAGTGCTTCAACAATTTTTG encodes the following:
- the rocD gene encoding ornithine--oxo-acid transaminase, yielding MKTRLAQSFIDREARYGAHNYHPLPVVLERGEGIYVWDVDGNRYLDFLAAYSAVNQGHCHPKIVEALTQQAQKLALTSRAFYNDVLGEWEEYMCKLFGYDKMLPMNSGAEADETALKLVRKWAYKVKGVPKSEAKIVVCNGNFHGRTITIISMSSDPDAYSDYGPYTPGFINIPYNDTEALEQALQDRNVAGFLVEPIQAEAGVYVPADGFLKKAADLCKKHNVLFVADEVQTGLARTGRMLACDHENVRPDILILGKAISGGMFPVSCVLADDEIMLTIKPGEHGSTYGGNPIAGKVAIAALNVIQDEKLAENAEKMGQLFRTEMQAVDSEMIEIVRGKGLLSAIAIKPVKGKTAWDVCLAMKKNGLLAKPTHEHIIRFTPPLIINEAQMMEAINRIKETFNTFGF